One window from the genome of Anopheles merus strain MAF chromosome 3R, AmerM5.1, whole genome shotgun sequence encodes:
- the LOC121595270 gene encoding uncharacterized protein LOC121595270 yields MQSRSVYFIACSLVVVLLSFGVQKGLAIKCWECRSDSDPKCADPFDNSTLSITDCKQVKRKEHLPEAQATMCRKIRQKVNGEWRYFRSCAFMGEPGIEGDERFCLMRSGTYNIFMEYCTCNSKDGCNAGPLHGPAGLLLLGASSLALILAKVRLFRLV; encoded by the exons ATGCAATCCCGAAGTGTTTACTTCATCGCGTGCagtctggtggtggtgctgctcaGTTTCGGCGTCCAAAAGG GACTGGCCATCAAATGCTGGGAGTGTCGCTCCGATTCCGACCCAAAGTGTGCGGACCCGTTCGACAACAGTACGCTCTCGATCACGGACTGCAAGCAGGTAAAACGGAAGGAGCATCTGCCCGAGGCACAGGCCACGATGTGCCGCAAGATTCGGCAGAAGGTTAACGGCGAGTGGCGATACTTCCGCAGCTGTGCGTTTATGGGCGAGCCCGGCATCGAGGGTGACGAGCGGTTCTGCCTGATGCGTAGCGGCACGTACAACATCTTCATGGAGTACTGTACCTGCAACAGCAAGGACGGTTGCAATGCAGGGCCGTTGCACGGTCCGGCCGGGTTACTGTTGCTGGGCGCATCGTCGCTTGCGCTGATCCTCGCGAAGGTTCGCCTCTTCCGTCTCGTTTAG
- the LOC121595267 gene encoding uncharacterized protein LOC121595267 yields the protein MTTVAPSSPSSFLQYSLSFPTKMKTLVNVLLVTLSIGSAAAIRCYQCSSQTDPKGVDNCGAYKAFNKTQNIAIECNSDESHMPGSFCMKVVHQSPRGFIWDGRWRQVIRQCASVSETGVTGVCNWGVYENGVYWEECYCVEDECNGAPGLKATSFTALCLAVLLFVAKIVS from the exons ATGACCACTGTCGCGCCCAGCTCACCGTCATCATTCCTGCAG TATTCATTGAGCTTCCcaacgaaaatgaaaacattagTAAATGTGCTACTCGTCACACTAAGCATCGGTTCCG CGGCTGCCATCCGGTGCTACCAGTGTTCCTCCCAAACCGATCCGAAGGGTGTCGACAACTGTGGCGCGTACAAGGCGTTCAACAAGACGCAAAACATTGCGATCGAATGCAACAGCGATGAGTCGCACATGCCCGGCTCGTTCTGCATGAAAGTGGTGCACCAGAGCCCGCGAGGATTCATCT GGGATGGCCGATGGCGTCAGGTCATCCGGCAGTGTGCGTCCGTCTCGGAGACGGGTGTTACCGGAGTGTGCAACTGGGGTGTGTACGAGAACGGTGTGTACTGGGAGGAGTGCTACTGCGTGGAGGACGAGTGTAACGGGGCACCGGGTTTGAAAGCCACGTCCTTTACCGCCCTGTGCCTTGCAGTGTTGCTATTTGTGGCTAAAATTGTATCGTAG